The DNA region CGACACCGACCGCTGGCTGTTCGGCTGGTTCACGCATGGCGAGCTGCCCACCACCTGGCTGCAGCAGCAGCTCTGGCAAGACGGTCGGCTGCACTGGTACGACTACCTGGCGGCGTTTCTCTACCTGATGCACTTCATCACGCCGCTGGTCGTTGCCTTCGTCTTCTGGATGCGCGATCGAGCGCTCTACTGGCGCTTCGTGCGCTCGTATCTGCTCCTGATGTACGCCGGCTTCGCGACCTATCTGATCTATCCGATGGCGCCGCCGTGGTGGGCCAGTGACCTGCACCGCATCCCCTACGTCGTGCGGGTGCTGGGCAACGTGCAGTGGGCGGGCGTCTCCGATCCGATCATCTTCCTTTCGAAGTACTTTCACGTGGATCCGGTGGCGGCGATGCCCAGCATGCACGGCGCCTTCCCGGTGCTGGTCTGGTTGGTGCTGTGGCGGGTGTATCCGCGCTGGGGCTGGGCGACGGTGCTCTACCCGATCGGCATGGCCTTCGCCGTGGTCTATCCGGGCGAGCACTACGCGATCGACATCATCGCCGGCTGGCTCTACGCGATCGTGGCCTTCGCGCTGGTCTGGGGCGGGCTGGGCCGCGGTCTCCGGCAGCGGCTGCATCGCCCACAGAGCCTTGCCGGGCGGCCGACATTAGCGCCGGCGCCTGTGCCGGCAGACGAATTCACCGCGGGCGACGGTTAAACGCGGCAGATTGAGCGCCCCGCTCACACCGCGGCGCCGATGTACTGACGCAGGCCGAACCTCACAGACAGCGTCTGGGCCGCCATGCCGATCATCTACCACCGCTTCATGCCGGCGACTCCGTTTCGAACCTGCCGTTCTCGGCGCGTCTCGGGCATCTGCCAATACGGTAGAATCAAGGCGCGGCGGCGACGCACCGTCGCGGCACCAGTGGCGCATCATCGATGAATCACCCAGCGCAGCCCACGCCGGTTCCGCCGCACTTGAGCACCGTGTTGCGCGCGCTGCGGGAAGCCGGTGGAGTCACGCAGGCGGGGTGGGCTGCGCAGATCGGCGTCGGCCGGGCGACGGTGCAGCGCTGGGAGCGGGGAGAAGCCACGCCCAGCGCCGACGCTGCCGAGGCGCTGCTGACGGTCTGCCGCGCGCAGGGGCTGCTCCGCAGCTTCGAGCGCGGCCCCCTGCGCGGGCTGACGGTCACCGCTGAGCTAGTGCGCGAGTTGCTGGCGGAGGCCCGAAGTGGGGCAGCGGTCCGCTCCACGCCGCCGTCGGTTGTGCTCCTGCCGGCGCGACCGACGGCGGCCCGCGGCGCGCTTCCCAGCCCGCTGACTCCCCTCGTGGGGCGTCATGATGAGCGCGCGGTCATTATCCGTCTGCTCTCCTCCGGCCGGCTGGTGACGCTGACGGGCGCAGGCGGCGCTGGCAAGACGCGGCTGGCGCTGGAAGTGGCCGCGGAGCTGGCGGAGACGTTCGCCGACGGCGTCGTCTTCGTGAACCTGGCGCCGTTGCGCGACCCGGAGCTCGTCCCGGCGGCGATCGCCCAGGCCCTGGGTGTTCAAGGCCTCACGGGCCTGCCGGTCCGGGACAGCGTCATACGATACGTTCGTGAGAAACGGCTGTTGCTGCTGCTCGACAACTACGAGCACCTGCTGGCCGCGGCGGAGTTCGCCGGAGCACTCCTCCAGGCTGGACTAGCGGTGACCTTGCTTGTAACGAGCCGGGCACCGCTGCGGGTGAACGGTGAGCAAGAGTATCCGGTCTCGCCCTTGCTGGTGCCCGAGGCAGAGAGCCGGCCGGCAGCGGTTCTGGCGCAGAATCCGGCGGTGCAGCTCTTCGTGCTGCGGGCGCAGGCCGTACGACCCGACTTTGCGCTGAGCGAGGAGAACGCGGCGGCCGTCGCGGCCATCTGTATCCGCCTGGACGGATTACCGCTCGCCATTGAGCTGGCGGCGGCGCGGGTGCGCGTGCTGCCGCCGGCGGCGCTGCTGGCACGGCTGGCACAGCGGCTGCCGCTATTGACGGGCGGACGGCGCGACCTGCCGGCCCGGCAACAGACGTTGCGCAACGCCATCGCCTGGAGCTACGACGTTTTGGAGCCGGCCGAGCAGCGCTTGTTCCGCCGGCTCGGCGTGTTTGCCGGCGGCTGCACGCTGGAGCTGGCCGGGGCGGTGTGCAACGCCGCTGGCGACCTCGGACTGGATGTGCTGGACGGCCTGAGCTCGCTGGTCGAGAAGAGCCTGCTGCGGGAAGGCGATGGCGAGGCCGGGGAGCCGCGCTATCGGATGCTGGAGACCATCTGCGAGTTTGCCCTCGATGCGCTGGGGGCCAGCGGGGAAGCCGAGGCTGTGCGGCGTCAGCTGGCGACGCAGATGCTGCAACTCGCGCAGCAGTGTGCGGCCACGGGCAACTGGCCGCGGCTGGACGCCGAGCTGGACAATGCGCGCGCTGTGTTGGGCTGGTGCATCGAGCGCGCCGAGCTGGACGCTGGCGTACGCCTATTCTGGGCGCTGCGCGGGTACCTGTACATCCGCGGGCGCGGGAACGAACAGCAGCTGTGGCGCCGGCGCTTGCTGGCCCTGCCGGAGGCCGCGCCGCCGAGCGTCTCGCGGGCACGCCTGCTGGCCCTCTCGCCAGCAGACCTGCTCTCCACCGCGGACCAGGACCGCGCTGTAGCCGAGCTCGAGGAAGCGATCGGCCTCAGCCGGCAGCTGGGCGACACCCGCTGCCTTGCCCAGGCGCTGGAGCGCCTCGCCCTGCTTCGCTTGAACCAGAACAACCCTGGCGCGGCGGTCCCGCTGGCCGAAGAAGCCGTCGCCCTCCGGCTCCAGGCCGGCGCGATCGAAGCGGCCGTCAACGCCCGCAGCTACCTCACCACCGTCGCCGTCACCCGCGGGGATGTTGCCACGGCCGAACGGCTGGTGGCTGCAAACCGGGCGTTTCCGGGCACCGCGGGCACGGCAGTGGCTCTGTTTAGCGAGGCCTTGTTGGCCATGGCACGCGGCGACGATGCTCAGGTGCGCGTGCTCCTGGAAGATTACGTCCAAAGAGTAGGCGTTGAACAGGGTGGGAAAGGCCCCGACAGGCTCGTGGGCCTTACATATCTCGCATGGGTCGCGTTCCAGCAGGGCGACACCGGTGCGGCCGTGGCCACCTGCGGCGAGATGCTCGCCGTGCAACGCGAGCTAGGTCCGACGCGCTTTCTCCCGGCAGCCCTCAGTGTGCTCGCTCAGGCAGCGGAGCGTTGTGGCCTTTTCGCCGCGAGCGCCCGGCTGTTGGCTGCCACAGACGTCGCCAGACG from Dehalococcoidia bacterium includes:
- a CDS encoding phosphatase PAP2 family protein; protein product: MALVPPPVPRAVRRAASLRDVQHLFAALRRLRRHYLGAQERHRRLLWLVQGAYIVLFTAWLLDSHTWPAADVVACFLLIFAIFTMRGVRFLRDWAPFMVLLLAYVALPGVTPGLIGRAHVQFPIDTDRWLFGWFTHGELPTTWLQQQLWQDGRLHWYDYLAAFLYLMHFITPLVVAFVFWMRDRALYWRFVRSYLLLMYAGFATYLIYPMAPPWWASDLHRIPYVVRVLGNVQWAGVSDPIIFLSKYFHVDPVAAMPSMHGAFPVLVWLVLWRVYPRWGWATVLYPIGMAFAVVYPGEHYAIDIIAGWLYAIVAFALVWGGLGRGLRQRLHRPQSLAGRPTLAPAPVPADEFTAGDG
- a CDS encoding LuxR C-terminal-related transcriptional regulator, yielding MRELLAEARSGAAVRSTPPSVVLLPARPTAARGALPSPLTPLVGRHDERAVIIRLLSSGRLVTLTGAGGAGKTRLALEVAAELAETFADGVVFVNLAPLRDPELVPAAIAQALGVQGLTGLPVRDSVIRYVREKRLLLLLDNYEHLLAAAEFAGALLQAGLAVTLLVTSRAPLRVNGEQEYPVSPLLVPEAESRPAAVLAQNPAVQLFVLRAQAVRPDFALSEENAAAVAAICIRLDGLPLAIELAAARVRVLPPAALLARLAQRLPLLTGGRRDLPARQQTLRNAIAWSYDVLEPAEQRLFRRLGVFAGGCTLELAGAVCNAAGDLGLDVLDGLSSLVEKSLLREGDGEAGEPRYRMLETICEFALDALGASGEAEAVRRQLATQMLQLAQQCAATGNWPRLDAELDNARAVLGWCIERAELDAGVRLFWALRGYLYIRGRGNEQQLWRRRLLALPEAAPPSVSRARLLALSPADLLSTADQDRAVAELEEAIGLSRQLGDTRCLAQALERLALLRLNQNNPGAAVPLAEEAVALRLQAGAIEAAVNARSYLTTVAVTRGDVATAERLVAANRAFPGTAGTAVALFSEALLAMARGDDAQVRVLLEDYVQRVGVEQGGKGPDRLVGLTYLAWVAFQQGDTGAAVATCGEMLAVQRELGPTRFLPAALSVLAQAAERCGLFAASARLLAATDVARREFAAEVFGLHAGQQAAVERVRAALDEATFAEAWAAGAALSADAAIELGFAVVAQLQRLLATDTVAAEPHQTAFQHHLTAREVEVLRLIAAGKSTREIARTLVISDGTVERHVTNLYTKIGAHSRAEAAAYAFRHGLVSSADV